A single region of the Musa acuminata AAA Group cultivar baxijiao chromosome BXJ1-11, Cavendish_Baxijiao_AAA, whole genome shotgun sequence genome encodes:
- the LOC135597407 gene encoding uncharacterized protein LOC135597407 isoform X1, with amino-acid sequence MLRHIEFTCDCKSISLVMDEESTFFLWNSSCLQNDSLSCLGKTGHNWGIDVSRCGNMGIVAVSPCGISPRCHCSSTVGISHIANLHCILLHGIRERELAVSYKRDKLKSRFQLVMLPSRKHSKSCKINMFGC; translated from the exons ATGCTGCGTCATATAGAATTTACTTGCGATTGCAAGAGCATTAGTCTGGTAATGGATGAGGAATCCACATTCTTCCTATGGAACAGCAGTTGTCTTCAGAATGATTCACTGTCTTGCCtg GGGAAAACAGGGCATAACTGGGGGATTGATGTATCCAGATGTGGTAACATGGGCATTGTTGCAGTAAGCCCTTGTGGTATCTCCCCGAGATGTCACTG TTCCAGCACAGTAGGCATATCTCACATTGCTAATCTGCACTGCATTTTGCTTCATGGAATCAGAGAAAGAGAATTAGCAGTCAGTtacaaaag AGATAAGCTGAAATCCAGATTTCAGCTAGTGATGCTTCCAAGCAGGAAACATTCAAAATCATGTAAAATCAACATGTTTGGTTGTTAG
- the LOC135597407 gene encoding uncharacterized protein LOC135597407 isoform X2: MLRHIEFTCDCKSISLVMDEESTFFLWNSSCLQNDSLSCLGKTGHNWGIDVSRCGNMGIVAVSPCGISPRCHCSSTVGISHIANLHCILLHGIRERELAVSYKRFITCSETF, translated from the exons ATGCTGCGTCATATAGAATTTACTTGCGATTGCAAGAGCATTAGTCTGGTAATGGATGAGGAATCCACATTCTTCCTATGGAACAGCAGTTGTCTTCAGAATGATTCACTGTCTTGCCtg GGGAAAACAGGGCATAACTGGGGGATTGATGTATCCAGATGTGGTAACATGGGCATTGTTGCAGTAAGCCCTTGTGGTATCTCCCCGAGATGTCACTG TTCCAGCACAGTAGGCATATCTCACATTGCTAATCTGCACTGCATTTTGCTTCATGGAATCAGAGAAAGAGAATTAGCAGTCAGTtacaaaag GTTCATCACATGCTCTGAAACCTTCTAA